One segment of Triticum aestivum cultivar Chinese Spring chromosome 2A, IWGSC CS RefSeq v2.1, whole genome shotgun sequence DNA contains the following:
- the LOC123188319 gene encoding mitochondrial pyruvate carrier 4: MASSKLQAFWNHPAGPKTIHFWAPTFKWGISIANIADFAKPPEKISYPQQVAVACTGIIWSRYSMVITPKNWNLFSVNVAMAGTGLYQLSRKIRKDYFEDEKEVAASLEG, encoded by the exons ATGGCTTCTTCAAAGCTTCAAGCTTTTTGGAACCATCCTGCTGGCCCCAAAACCA TTCATTTTTGGGCTCCAACATTTAAATGGGGTATCAGCATTGCGAATATTGCCGATTTCGCCAAGCCACCTGAAAAGATATCCTATCCTCAGCAAGTTG CTGTTGCTTGCACTGGAATCATCTGGTCACGCTACAGCATGGTCATTACACCG AAAAACTGGAACCTTTTCAGTGTAAACGTTGCAATGGCCGGCACAGGCTTGTATCAGCTTTCTCGTAAAATAAG GAAAGACTACTTTGAAGATGAGAAAGAGGTTGCCGCATCACTGGAAGGATAG